Part of the Henckelia pumila isolate YLH828 chromosome 2, ASM3356847v2, whole genome shotgun sequence genome is shown below.
TATAGGGTCGGGCcggattattatttttctaaGAAAGGTTTAaagataaaaatttatttgaaccATGTTGCCAAATAGTCACTCAAACACAATatatcttttttgttttttccccCTTTTGCATTTCTGTAAACCATTTGTCGATCTTTAAACTGCTCATAGTAACTCAAACACATATATGATCTAGTCAGTACAGGCGATGGGTaaagtaatttttttataaaaaaaatcataaagaaATCCATATAAAGATAAATCATTGAAGGACATGAAAATGGATTTTAGCCAAATATCATTGAAAGATAAACGCATTAATATTTTAGAAGCAAAATTTGCAGATTTATTCATCATAAACGACGAATTCGGCTTCAGCGGGCTCGCTCGATCAATACCAAATGGACTCTCTCTTGAGGGGGTCTTGCATGACATGGTAATTAATCGAAGTAGTAGTACTAGCAAAGCTATGGCAGTTTTGAAAGTCAGAAGAAGCTAAGAGAAGAGATTTGTCTTGAAAATCTGATCGAGGCGGCGGCGGCTCGGGTTGCTCTCGATTATGTTGCATCTGATCAATGCACATCAGAATCTCAGCTTCAGCCACAGCTAACTGCATCTGCAGCCTCGATACTTCACCTTGCAAGTATGATATTGCTCCTACGCACCCGTATACCGGATCCCGCACCCTCGCATTCGCCTCGTATACCAAGCTGCTCACTGCATCTGCCCGCTGCTGAACCGGAACCTCCTACAAAAATTCCCAAGACAAACATATGCATATTATAGGGTTTTTTAAGTAATTAGTACTTGACTTCAACCATTTTTACGCTAGCTATAGGGTTTGAGTAAACTAATTAAGGGTATGGATCCAAGATTTGGATCACAATTCACAACTAGGTCGTCGCGAAAGATAAAATATTTACGCATCACAATTCACAACTAGGTCGTCGCGAAAGATAAAATATTTACGCagtaaaaattttgttaagaaaaagatgagaaatgctttttaaaagctctaCAAAACACTACCCTGATCGCTTACACATTCTTGTTTCAGTCTATGTTTTGATGGCATGCATGATTCTAACTTCAAGATTTGGCTAACACAacgtatatatattataaagggaaattgcatatatcacccttgtgaaatcccgtgttagctaataactttctgtgaaaaatttttaagctaataaccccctgtgattctagatttgtagcatacacaccatTTTCAACTAAAAAATAACGAAAATAcccctacataaaataaatgataaattaaatagttcatAAAAGTCAAGGGCATTTTCGTTattttttagccagaaggggtgtgtatgctacaaatctagaatcacagggggttattagcttaaaaaattttcacaggggttattagctaacacgggatttcacaagggtgatatttGCAATTTACCCCTATTATAAATGAAGAAGAaatttattaattgattgataaataaataCCTGCAACATCTTGCTAACATTGCTGGCACCAAAAACCTTGTGAACCATAGCAAACTTGTGAGGATCATCGGAGGGGAAGTAAGGGGCAAAGATGCAGTCTTTCGAGCACCGGCGTCGCAGCAGTTTGCAGGAAGCACAGGGTCCTCCTCCCATTTTAGATCTCATTAATCAATCAATCATGTAAAATTCAACAACCTGCAGTTTCATATATAAATGTATATAGAACTGTACtgatatattatatgtaaattaCTTTAATTTATACAAAAAACTACAAATGGCTCCATACAATCGATTGATTTTGAGAACAAGCTAGCCTTAGGGGGTGATTGAAGCTTTTTTATAGTACCGGTGTGCAATGTgcatgatatttaatttaattatatattatatatatataggcttaTTAATTATTAGTACGAAATTAATATACACATGTAGATATGAGAAATATGGAGAGTTGACCGAACACCGCCGCGGTAAATGACGTAACTGGGGCAACCCATTCTATattttgtttctaaaaaaaaaaaattattataagtaAATTAGATAACTAGTTTTCCACGTTACACAATTAACTTTTTAATTCCCAGTCGTCCCATGTATAagttatttatattaaaaagaATAATAAGACAAAGAAAGTAAATTAAACGAGTTCCATTTTAGAAATActattattttcaatttagatatatataccacacaaaaaaaaatgtatataggTGGCTTGCAATATAACTTCATTCTGAATTTACGTTTTAAGGTCGTGACTGATCATAGGAAAGTTAGAAGTATGACGATAGTAATTTTTTTTACGCATTTGTACTGGTTCATCGtcaagatttttaaaattatattatattttataataacatacgcatgtcaaaaatattttccttttttttaatgaaaaaaaaagaagaaaaggcaATAGTTTTATGAGAATGCTTCAGCAACAATTAGGTTATCTCGTCTCACACTTAAGACTTTGATGCCAAAAAAATGTATTTTGAGGATTCTAAAAAGTAccccaaaaaattattttatatttatggtTCAAGCGTTGTATATAGTCGATATATATAGTATTGATGAATTCATGTCGGTGGTGGTGGACAAGTCGCAAGTATTCGTTCACATGGAAAGTGAAATTTCAATAAATTTGTTCAATAATTGTCACAAACACGCATCAACAATATTATAAAATCAGTAGTGACAATGCGCTAAATTAACCATATTTTCCGATTTATTTAACACACTCGTTCACATCTAGCTAGGTAGGTcttcaaacataaaaaaaaataaaaaaaatgggcAAAATGCCTCTTTTAACAATAATTAAATTCTCCCTAACTACAATTGTTGACTACctggaaaaattacaattttagtcTTATAAATTGTCCTGATTTTTGTTTTAgtcatttaaatttttaaagtttGATCTTAGTCTAgtaacttgatttttttttttgggttttgatCATTTTTTTCATCGGAAGTTACTAAATCAATCGAATATTGCTTATTTGGCATCAACGTTCTCCTATAAGACTCATGTGATAAGAATTAAACTTATATTACACATATTAAAATATacccaataaaaattaaacattggatgtcattatttatttattttttctcttTAATTTTGCGTAATGAATTTTAATTTGTGCAACATATGGTTAATTCTTGTCAAATGAGTCATATAGGAGAGTATCGATGTCAAATAAGTAATATTCAATTAAGTGACTTCCGATGAAAAATGGACCAGAACAAAAAAAATCCAAGTTATTGAactaaaatcaaattttgaaaagttataaaacaaaaacaaaaaaacagacCAATTTACAAGACTAAAATCGCAATTTTCTCCCTGACAACGATGATATATAGCCTGTGTACAAGAAACAAATTACGTTAACGAAT
Proteins encoded:
- the LOC140881482 gene encoding LOB domain-containing protein 12 is translated as MRSKMGGGPCASCKLLRRRCSKDCIFAPYFPSDDPHKFAMVHKVFGASNVSKMLQEVPVQQRADAVSSLVYEANARVRDPVYGCVGAISYLQGEVSRLQMQLAVAEAEILMCIDQMQHNREQPEPPPPRSDFQDKSLLLASSDFQNCHSFASTTTSINYHVMQDPLKRESIWY